DNA from Brevibacterium sp. 'Marine':
TGCTGGCACGTTGGTGAACTGCGAACGGTAAGAGAATGCCAGCTGCTTGGCCTGCGCCTGGAGTGCAGCAGCAATCTCGGGGCGTCCGTGGCCGATGTTGGCTGTCATCGCTCCGCTGGAGCCGTCGAGATACGAATTGCCCTCATCGTCAAAGAGCCTGACTCCACGTCCCCTGGTCGCACGCCGGTACCGTCCGTCGACTACCGGTTTGAGTAGGGCACTTCCGCTCTTGCCGTCCATGGTTGCTCCTGTTCTCTGAACTTGGTCATCGGTACCGCCGACTTGTCGATCAGAGCGGTGCAGAGGCACTGTCCACGCCGATGACTCGCTGGCCGAGGAAGAACTTCACTCCGCTTTCGGCAGTATGCCCTCCGATTCCGCTGTCCGCCCAGAACGTCTGCTGCGACCCCGGAGCCAAATCACTCATAAAGGTTCCGTTGACCCGCACTTCCCCCGCTCGAATGCGTGCCGCGACGTCGAGCGCCTTTTCGGAATCACTGCCGAAGACAAACGCGTCGAGCCCTGTCCGCGGACCATTCGCCAGGCGTATCGCCTCGTCTGTCGACGCGACAGGGTGAATCGTCACAAGAGGACCGAACAGTTCGTCCACTGCTTGATCGGCCGTGCACCCAGTGATGATTCCGGGCGAGAGGAACCATCCGTCCAACGGTGGGAGATCGGCCCCGGCAGTCACAGTACCGCCGAGGTGCTTCAGCCGCTCCACCGCGTTCTGGAGTCCTTGGTAATGGCGCTCGAAGGCCATCGGCCCCACTTCGGTTGTCGTATCAAGCCCATGCCCGACAACGAGCGCAGCGATCTCCGCCGCCATCGCCTCCACCAGCTCATCGTGTCTGGCGCTGGGCACCAAGACCTTCCCCGGAGCTTCGCACCACTGACCGTTGAGGCGCGTCATACCCCGCACGATGGATCGGGCAGTCACATCCAGGTCGGCATCGTCGAGAACGATCACCGGATTGTTCGAACCGAGCTCCATCTGCATGACGGCCAGATTGCCGGCGGCCGCTTGCGCCACCGATCGTCCGGCAACGTCCCCTCCCGTGAACGAAACTGCTTCTATTCGTTCATCAGCCGACAACCACGAACCGACTTCACCTGACCCGTGCACCAATTGAATAGCAGTCAGCGGATACCCCATGGACTCCATCGCCTCAACGAAACACTCGACGAGGATCTGGCAACCATTCGGAGCGTTTTCCGATGGCTTGAGAATCACGGGACAGCCGGCGGCTACCGCAGCAGCGATTTTGCCGACGGCGGTGAATGTCGGCGCATTCCATGGAGCGATGATGAGTGCTGGCCCCAGCGGCTTGCGCATGATCACGACGTTTCTGCCGTCGTGGTCCAAGACCTCGTGCTGACCCAGCGATTCCGCTTCATCGGCTGCGGATCGCACTCTGTCGCCGAGTGCGCTCGAGATGGTGCGGGTTGTCGAGATCGGGACTCCAGTGTCCATTGAGTCCTGAATCGCGATTTCGGCCTGCCGTCGATCGATGCGATCGGCTGTCTGTCGAAGCAGCTCGATCCTCTTCTCCCACGGGAAAGCGTCGATCGTTTCCGCATCATGAGCAGCGGCGGCTGTTGCCAGTGCACGTTCCACCTGGGCCCGAGAGGCGTACCGAACGGGCTGCCGAACTTCTCCAGTGTTCGGATCGTTCAGCGAACGTTCGCCCGCCGGCAGCCTCACCCATTCTCCGGCGATGTAAGCGCGCTGCTCGATGGCCGGAGCGGAGGGTCTTGAGGATTCACTGATGTTGGGCGATGCGGTCATCGGGCAATCCTTGTCTCTGGGAGTCTCGTGAAATGGCGATTGAGGAGTCATAGCGAATCTGGTTCGAGTGATCCCGACCTCATCCGCTCATCCCTGTGTCAGCTGGAGCTAGTGCGGCTGTTGGCAACCGCATGGTCAGAGGCGCAAGTTGCTCTCCCGCGCTGTATGAACCGCCGAAGAGCTCAGCGCCCTCTTCCGACAGAGTGGCTGGAGCCTCCGCCCACATGGTCACTGCCCCCTCATTGATCGGTTCGGGAAGGCTGAGATGAGCAAGATGAAGCCAGCCTCCGTCGCCATCCTCGACAGCCAGCTCGGCGGTTTCCCGCCTCATGACGATTCTCGGATTCCTGAGGTCGATGGATAGGAAGCCCAGGTGAGCGCGGAAACGAACTTCGCCATTGAAAGCGAACTGACCGAGGCTTCGGTCCGCACCTACTGATTCCAGTTCGAAATGGAATTCGGAGGAGGGTGTGATCGCTGCACCATCGTCGATCTCAATGCTCCCGTCGTGCGAGCTTCTGATGTAGTTGACGAAGCTGGACTTCACCGCCCAGGCGAATCCAACATCGGCACGTCGGTGTGCTGAAGGAGTGGACACGTAGACCTCCGCAATCTCGGTTCACGGCGCTTCTCCGCCACAGAATGTGCGAAGGGTCCGCAACTTCTCTTCTGCTTTGAAGTGGTTGATACCCAGCTTCTCGGATTCTGCATATTGAACTATGGCGTTCCAATACATACTGATGAGGTGGGCTGTGCGCGCTGCACATCACTTTGCGCTTCGAACGTGTGACTCTGATGATGAGAACACTTATTTGTGATGCACAGCGTTGCGTCTGCAACCACCGCCCGATGGCGAAGACACAGATCGGGCATCTGCAGTCAGATATCGACCACAAGCAGAGGAGAATGATCAGTGACTGAAAACGATCGGTTGAGAAGCAGGGAGGCCTCTCTGCTCGTCATCGAATGTGACGAGAAATGTGATCTCGACCGATTCTCCGGCTGGCTCGCCGACGCGGCCGTGCAGGTTGAGGTCTTCAGACCTCACCGAGGTCAGAAGCTTCCGACGAAGTTGGATCACGATGGTCTCATCGTTCTCGGCGGCGAGCTCAGTGCCCTGGACGATGAGCACCACCCGTGGCTGGCAGACATCCGTTCGCTGCAGCGAAGCGCTCATCACGACAGTATTCCGAGCTTAGGAATCTGTCTCGGGGCACAACTGCTTGCACAGGCGATGGGAGGCACGGTCGAACCCGGGGAAGACGGTTTTGAGATCGGTCTCATCTCCGTCCAACTTCGTCACGATGCCGAACGGGATCCACTCTTCAATGATGTGGATACGTCTTTCCTCGCTCCGTCCTTTCACATGGACGCCATCACCCGCCTGCCCCCTGAAGCACAGTGGTTGGCCGATGGCGAAACCTATCTGCACCAAGCCTTTCGGACAGGCACGTCATGGGGAGTTCAGTTCCACCCGGAAATCACGCCGAGTCGCCTGCGCAGATGGAATCGGATCGCCGAGTCTCTCGGCGCAGCGACCAAAGAAGATCTGGAAGCGATAGCGCAGAGGTTTGACGATGAGGATTCGCGTGTCGAACTCAGCAGCAACCGCATAGCAGCCAACTTCATCTCCCTGCTGAGAAGCTCAGCAATGACAATCGAGCAGGCGAAGGAGGCTCTGTGACCTCAGATTCCGCAGTCCATATCCTCATCATCGAACCCGACCCTATGGGCCCGCCCGAACGATTTGCCGAATGGTTCCGGGCTGCCGGCGCCGACGTGAGAGTGCTGCGGCCTCATCTCGGCGAACCGATTCCTCACCAGGTCGATGTCGACGCCTTGGTCGTCATGGGCGGGCAGATGAATGCTCTAGCGGACGACGATCATCCTTGGCTCGAAGATATTCGCCGGCTCTATCGGACTTGCGTCGGCTCGGGACTGCCGGTCCTCGGGATCTGTCTCGGCGCACAGCTGCTGGCAACGGCGTTCGGCGGGGAAGTCGAGATTTCGAGTGACCGCGGCCCTGAACATGGCTTGGTCGAAGTCGACTGGACCGAACACGCGGATACAGACCCGGTCATTTCTGGACTCGCGTCACCGTTCACTGCTTGCGGATCTCACTCCGACGGCGTTTCTGCACTTCCCGCAGACTCGGTGCTCCTGGGCAAGGGCCGAACCTATCCCCATCAAGTGTTCCGCATCGGTTCGGCCGTCGGTGTCCAGTTCCACCCGGAAACCACTCCTACACGATTCCGGCAGTGGTGTCGACTCGAAGCTCGAAACGACGACGAGAACCAGATGCTCGCGGACAAGATCCGCGAGTTCGAAGAACGCGACAGCGAAATTGCGCAATCGACGAAGATGCTCGCAGACCACTTCCTCGCCACTGTGAACGACACGACATCACACTGACATCCCGGCGACGGACAATTCTCAGACTCGGTTCCGATCCAATTGCCGTTGGAACGTGTGCACTATCAGACCCATAAATGTGTTCACGATGACCACTGTGATGCAGCTCTCCGAGGAATAGGTTGTCGACACGCATCATGCTCCTGTTCAAACAGCGCCAGGGAATGAGCCACTGAACTTCCTGCGCCGGCTAGATGCGACATTCTCAACGGAGAGGCAATTCGCTATGTCACAGCTGAAAAAGTCAACGACGACTCTGCCGCCGACTGACGGCAGAGCCGCATCAACGAATCTGATGAAGGGGTCGATCCGATTCGTCACAATCGTCCTCATGGTGACAGCAGCGGCGGCGCCGCTTGTCGTCGTATCGACCTACATCCCTATCTCTTTCGCGTTCGGAGCTGGAATCACCGCACCGATCACGTATTTGGCGGCAACGCTCATCCTCCTGCTGTTCGCGATCGGTTTCGCGCAGATGGCCAAACGGATCACAGCAGCGGGTGCATTCTACAATTTCAGCACCCAAGGCTTGGGACGCCCCGTCGGACTCGGGACCGGCTGGACCATCATGCTGGCTTACGCCATGATCGCTCCCGCCATCAGCGGCGGGTTCGGATACTTCACATCATCGATGCTGGCCAAGTATCTTTCACTCGAAATACCCTGGTGGATCTGCAGCATCGCCGGACTGGCACTGATGTTCGTGATCTCGTACTTCAAGGTCACAGTCACCGGCCGTGTTCTCGGAATCGCCCTCGGCCTCGAAGTCCTCATCGTCTTCATACTGGCGACGGCAATCATCATCAGCGGTGGAACAGACGGCCAGGTGCCCCAGGCCTTCAATCCTGCTGGATGGCTGACCGCCCCCGCAGTCGGCATCGGGTTCTTCTTCGCCTTCTGGTCATGGATCGGCTTTGAAACCACGGCAATTTATGGGGAAGAGACCACAGATCCCAAGGAGTCGGTACCCCGGGCGACCTATATCGCCGTCATCACCCTGGGCCTGTTCTATGCTTTCGCGGCCTATTCGGGAGTCGTCGGATTCGGTGATGAAACGCAGACTCAGGCCGGCAATCTCGTCGGCGAGTACTTCTTCGTCCTCGCCGATATGTACACCTGGCCCATTGTCGGAGTGCTCATGGACTTCCTCGTCATCACAGGCTTCTTCGCCTGCTCTTTCGCGTTCCACAACAACGCCTCGCGCTACCTGTTCTCAATGGGACGTGACGGTATCCTTCCGAGCCGTCTCGGACGTACTCACCCAAGCCACAAATCTCCCTATATCGCCAATGGTGTTCAGGCAGGCATCGCGATCATCACAGTGGCAATCTTTGCATCTCTTGGGGCTGACCCCCTGCTGCACCTTGGCACATGGCTGCCGATCTTCTGCACAGCTGCCGTCGTGTTCGTTCAGATGACAGTCTCGATCGCAGTGATCGGCTACTTCTTCAAGATCGGCAGACGAGGCATCGGAGACTACTGGAAGACGCTCATTGCACCGGCTCTCGGCGCAATCGCACAAGCAGTTGTACTCGTTCTCCTGACGATCTATATCCCGTTCCTCGCCGAACACGACATCTTGGCACTCAACCTGATTCCCCTCTATGTCGGAATCATTTTCGTAGGAGGCATCATCTATGCCCTCTATCTCCGAGCGAAGAAGCCTCAGATCTACCTTCAGATCGGCCGAGTCTATGACGATGAGGAAGAGGAATCTATGGCCGAAGAGCCGATTCCAGGTAGCACCGCGACCACGCTCTGACCAGCGCAACGCACCCCTCTCATTCCGAACAGAGGCAGTATGCACGCTGTCGAAGTAGAGCGTGTGCTCACCGCACATAACACTCACTCAGCCGACCGATACGGTCAGAACACATCAGAATCAATGAAGACGATGAAAGAAGGAAACACCGTGAACAACGAGGTTCAGACTCTCGAGCCCAGTGCCGAAGAGATCAACGCAGCAGAGCGTCCTGAAGAAGCCCAGAAATTTGTCGAAGACTTCATCCGCGACAACGACATCAATGTGGTCAAGATGGGCTCGGTCGACCTCGACGGCGTTTGGCGAGGCAAACGTGTTTCTGCTGACTACTTCCTCTCGGCCGCACATAAAGCAGGATCCAATATCTGCAACATCCTCTTCGGCTGGGATCTCCTCGACGAGCCGATTCCCGATCTGACCTACACGGGAATGCACACCGGATACCCGGACATCAATCTTCGCCCCGAGCTGTCCACCCTGCGTTTGGCAGCTGACGAACCCGGCGCTGCTGTCGTCATCGGCGACTTCTACGACAAAACCGGTCAGCCGCTGTCAATCGCACCGAGAACCATCCTGAAGAAGCTGGTAGAGAGGGCCCGCTCGATCGGCTATGAGCCGATTGCCGCTTATGAGTTCGAATTCTATCTGTTCGAAGGCACTCCGCGTGAGAACGCCCGTAAGGGCTGGCGCGACCTCGAGCCCTATTCTGTCGGCTGCCACACCTACAGCGTGTACCGCGATACCGGATCGGAATTCCTCCTCGGCAAAATCCGTCGCCGTCTCGCTGAGATGGGTGTCTTCATCGAAGCGAGCAACAGCGAAAACGGACCTGGCCAGTTCGAAGTGAACATCCATTACAGCGACGCCGTCAATGCCGCAGACAGTGCGCTCATTCTCAAGCACACAGTCAAGGAAGTCGC
Protein-coding regions in this window:
- a CDS encoding type 1 glutamine amidotransferase, producing MTENDRLRSREASLLVIECDEKCDLDRFSGWLADAAVQVEVFRPHRGQKLPTKLDHDGLIVLGGELSALDDEHHPWLADIRSLQRSAHHDSIPSLGICLGAQLLAQAMGGTVEPGEDGFEIGLISVQLRHDAERDPLFNDVDTSFLAPSFHMDAITRLPPEAQWLADGETYLHQAFRTGTSWGVQFHPEITPSRLRRWNRIAESLGAATKEDLEAIAQRFDDEDSRVELSSNRIAANFISLLRSSAMTIEQAKEAL
- a CDS encoding HtaA domain-containing protein translates to MSTPSAHRRADVGFAWAVKSSFVNYIRSSHDGSIEIDDGAAITPSSEFHFELESVGADRSLGQFAFNGEVRFRAHLGFLSIDLRNPRIVMRRETAELAVEDGDGGWLHLAHLSLPEPINEGAVTMWAEAPATLSEEGAELFGGSYSAGEQLAPLTMRLPTAALAPADTGMSG
- a CDS encoding aldehyde dehydrogenase, which produces MTASPNISESSRPSAPAIEQRAYIAGEWVRLPAGERSLNDPNTGEVRQPVRYASRAQVERALATAAAAHDAETIDAFPWEKRIELLRQTADRIDRRQAEIAIQDSMDTGVPISTTRTISSALGDRVRSAADEAESLGQHEVLDHDGRNVVIMRKPLGPALIIAPWNAPTFTAVGKIAAAVAAGCPVILKPSENAPNGCQILVECFVEAMESMGYPLTAIQLVHGSGEVGSWLSADERIEAVSFTGGDVAGRSVAQAAAGNLAVMQMELGSNNPVIVLDDADLDVTARSIVRGMTRLNGQWCEAPGKVLVPSARHDELVEAMAAEIAALVVGHGLDTTTEVGPMAFERHYQGLQNAVERLKHLGGTVTAGADLPPLDGWFLSPGIITGCTADQAVDELFGPLVTIHPVASTDEAIRLANGPRTGLDAFVFGSDSEKALDVAARIRAGEVRVNGTFMSDLAPGSQQTFWADSGIGGHTAESGVKFFLGQRVIGVDSASAPL
- a CDS encoding APC family permease, whose product is MVTAAAAPLVVVSTYIPISFAFGAGITAPITYLAATLILLLFAIGFAQMAKRITAAGAFYNFSTQGLGRPVGLGTGWTIMLAYAMIAPAISGGFGYFTSSMLAKYLSLEIPWWICSIAGLALMFVISYFKVTVTGRVLGIALGLEVLIVFILATAIIISGGTDGQVPQAFNPAGWLTAPAVGIGFFFAFWSWIGFETTAIYGEETTDPKESVPRATYIAVITLGLFYAFAAYSGVVGFGDETQTQAGNLVGEYFFVLADMYTWPIVGVLMDFLVITGFFACSFAFHNNASRYLFSMGRDGILPSRLGRTHPSHKSPYIANGVQAGIAIITVAIFASLGADPLLHLGTWLPIFCTAAVVFVQMTVSIAVIGYFFKIGRRGIGDYWKTLIAPALGAIAQAVVLVLLTIYIPFLAEHDILALNLIPLYVGIIFVGGIIYALYLRAKKPQIYLQIGRVYDDEEEESMAEEPIPGSTATTL
- a CDS encoding glutamine synthetase family protein produces the protein MKEGNTVNNEVQTLEPSAEEINAAERPEEAQKFVEDFIRDNDINVVKMGSVDLDGVWRGKRVSADYFLSAAHKAGSNICNILFGWDLLDEPIPDLTYTGMHTGYPDINLRPELSTLRLAADEPGAAVVIGDFYDKTGQPLSIAPRTILKKLVERARSIGYEPIAAYEFEFYLFEGTPRENARKGWRDLEPYSVGCHTYSVYRDTGSEFLLGKIRRRLAEMGVFIEASNSENGPGQFEVNIHYSDAVNAADSALILKHTVKEVAAEHGYTASFMAKINNEHAGSSGHVHQSLNRLDGSPAFANEADPSSLSAVGMNYLAGIVDAAKDFTALYLPTVNSYKRIEGGQWAGSSATWGFDNRTVAVRSIPAAGSAARVENRVPGADANPYLAIAGGLAAGLNGVEKGLTAPSPVEGNAYAIQGEDNVSLPETLTKAVDLFETSTVARELFGDEFVNHFTETRRWEIKGYETTVTDWEIQRYIEHI
- a CDS encoding type 1 glutamine amidotransferase, which encodes MGPPERFAEWFRAAGADVRVLRPHLGEPIPHQVDVDALVVMGGQMNALADDDHPWLEDIRRLYRTCVGSGLPVLGICLGAQLLATAFGGEVEISSDRGPEHGLVEVDWTEHADTDPVISGLASPFTACGSHSDGVSALPADSVLLGKGRTYPHQVFRIGSAVGVQFHPETTPTRFRQWCRLEARNDDENQMLADKIREFEERDSEIAQSTKMLADHFLATVNDTTSH